Proteins co-encoded in one Armatimonadota bacterium genomic window:
- a CDS encoding type II secretion system protein, giving the protein MYNFFLKRKRRAGQGGFTLIELVVVLAILGILLALAVPRYLGARKRAYKAEAQNLLQELKTLSWAYYQEYDRFNTSLTSLGFVMPSGASWNTPTGAGDGTQTVTWTLTGSTGTPVENNTCSLILFGNGDSQQGCNF; this is encoded by the coding sequence TTGTATAACTTCTTCCTGAAGCGCAAGCGGCGCGCCGGCCAGGGAGGGTTCACCCTTATCGAGCTGGTCGTCGTGCTGGCCATTCTGGGGATTCTGCTGGCGCTGGCGGTGCCCCGGTACCTGGGCGCCCGGAAGCGGGCGTACAAGGCGGAGGCGCAGAACCTGCTGCAGGAGCTGAAGACGCTGTCGTGGGCGTACTATCAGGAGTACGATCGTTTCAACACGTCCCTGACGTCGCTCGGCTTCGTCATGCCGTCGGGGGCCAGTTGGAATACGCCGACGGGGGCCGGTGACGGTACTCAGACGGTTACGTGGACTCTTACTGGATCCACCGGCACGCCTGTCGAGAATAATACTTGCTCCCTCATCTTGTT